Proteins from a single region of Hordeum vulgare subsp. vulgare chromosome 6H, MorexV3_pseudomolecules_assembly, whole genome shotgun sequence:
- the LOC123403208 gene encoding B-box zinc finger protein 21-like — protein sequence MKVQCDVCAADAASVFCCADEAALCDACDRRVHRANKLAGKHRRFSLLNPSSSQMPPPLCDICQEKRGFLFCKEDRAILCRECDMSVHTASELSMRHARFLLTGVRVSSEPASSPAPPEEEEENTSSLCCSGDDDAAATSHGASSGSSISEYLTKTLPGWHVEDFLVDDATAAANAAAAASAGFSSGGSYQGAAPNFALHEAGYQAGSGWMRQEHWVPQMYAELAGGKRSRTSATNPRW from the exons ATGAAGGTGCAGTGCGACGTGTGCGCGGCCGACGCCGCCTCCGTCTTCTGCTGCGCCGACGAGGCCGCGCTCTGCGACGCGTGCGACCGCCGCGTGCACCGCGCCAACAAGCTCGCCGGCAAGCACCGCCGCTTCTCGCTGCTCAACCCGTCGTCGTCGCAGATGCCGCCGCCGCTCTGCGACATCTGCCAG GAGAAGAGGGGGTTCTTGTTCTGCAAGGAGGACCGGGCGATCCTGTGCCGGGAGTGCGACATGTCGGTGCACACGGCGAGCGAGCTCAGCATGCGCCACGCCCGCTTCCTGCTCACCGGCGTGCGGGTCTCCTCGGAGccggcctcctcccccgcgccgccggaggaggaggaggagaacacgaGCAGCCTCTGCTGCAGCGGCGACGACGACGCGGCCGCCACGAGCCACGGCgccagcagcggcagcagcatcTCCGAGTACCTGACCAAGACATTGCCCGGGTGGCACGTCGAGGACTTTCTGGTCGACGACGCCACCGCGGCGGCCaatgctgccgccgccgcctccgccggcTTCTCTTCAGGCGGATCGTATCAG GGAGCGGCTCCAAACTTCGCGCTGCACGAAGCCGGCTACCAAGCGGGGTCTGGGTGGATGAGGCAGGAGCATTGGGTGCCGCAGATGTACGCGGAGCTGGCCGGCGGCAAGAGATCCCGGACATCGGCTACCAATCCGCGCTGGTGA